A genomic stretch from Bradyrhizobium quebecense includes:
- a CDS encoding LOG family protein, producing MTEDGPRSTHPSSIPKPTQRVDKAAALPSDQPEGVEGDARTPGALSNILQSSSYQEADQDENFLQSEATRGIRLQLDFLKAETLLREHQIAHTIVVFGSTRICEAPAARQAVASIADALALNPDDDGLQRRLKAARRIAANSKYYRIAREFGQIVGAASEKAIGGRLMIMTGGGPGIMEAANRGAHDVGSQSIGLNISLPKEQDPNPYVTPELCFRFHYFAMRKLHLLMRARALVAFPGGFGTMDELFEVLSLAQTRKIAPVPVVLVGESYWRRAFDPDFLVEEGVIDPEDRNLFWFAESAEEAWQGILRWYEAAGRPLLPVGDDASRGKSISQEVGS from the coding sequence ATGACTGAGGATGGTCCGCGATCAACCCATCCGAGCTCGATCCCGAAGCCGACCCAACGTGTCGACAAGGCCGCGGCACTCCCGAGTGATCAGCCCGAGGGCGTCGAGGGGGACGCTCGCACGCCCGGCGCTCTGAGCAACATCCTGCAATCGTCAAGCTATCAAGAGGCGGATCAGGACGAAAATTTCCTGCAGAGCGAAGCCACACGCGGCATTCGCCTCCAACTTGATTTCCTCAAGGCCGAAACCTTGCTCCGAGAACATCAGATCGCTCATACGATTGTCGTCTTTGGCAGCACTCGCATTTGCGAGGCGCCGGCGGCGCGCCAAGCCGTCGCCTCGATAGCTGATGCGCTGGCACTGAATCCCGACGACGACGGTTTGCAGCGCCGTCTCAAGGCGGCACGGCGTATTGCGGCGAACAGCAAATACTACAGAATCGCGCGCGAGTTCGGACAGATCGTCGGTGCCGCAAGCGAAAAGGCCATCGGCGGCCGCCTCATGATCATGACCGGCGGCGGCCCAGGCATCATGGAAGCAGCCAACAGGGGTGCGCACGACGTCGGGTCCCAGTCGATCGGGCTGAACATCAGCCTTCCAAAGGAGCAGGACCCTAACCCATATGTCACGCCAGAGCTCTGCTTCAGGTTTCACTATTTTGCGATGCGAAAGTTGCATCTCCTGATGCGCGCGCGGGCGCTGGTGGCATTCCCGGGTGGCTTTGGCACGATGGACGAGTTGTTCGAAGTGCTGTCGTTGGCGCAAACCCGAAAGATTGCGCCGGTGCCGGTCGTGCTGGTTGGCGAGTCGTATTGGCGTCGCGCGTTTGATCCGGACTTCCTTGTCGAGGAGGGTGTCATCGATCCGGAAGACAGGAACCTGTTTTGGTTTGCAGAGTCCGCCGAGGAAGCCTGGCAAGGCATTCTGCGGTGGTACGAGGCGGCCGGCCGGCCGCTTCTTCCGGTTGGAGATGACGCCTCACGCGGCAAGTCGATCAGTCAAGAGGTCGGATCGTGA
- a CDS encoding MBL fold metallo-hydrolase RNA specificity domain-containing protein, translated as MKLSFHGADRAVTGSCHLVECLNRRILIDCGLFQGSRDLVEENVAAFGFDPATIDYVLLTHAHLDHCGRIPLLAKRGFRGEVITTAASRELTRLVLVDAAHLQEEDAQRRARQWRRRGKEEASSPLYTVLDALDCFDRFGRTAEYGQPLQLAEGLRATFFDAGHILGSASILIEVAEHGRTRSVLFSGDLGNAGRPLLRLPSPPARADIVVMESTYGDRRHRSLKDSIEELYGAIGSTLARGGNVIIPTFALERAQEILYVLRQGGERSRLPPAMQIFLDSPMAISATEIFKRHSECLSSEAASMFREGRDPLRPANLRLVRESADSVAINRITGGAVIMAGSGMCTGGRIRHHLRHNIWRKESAVVFVGYAASGTIARQIIDGAKSVRLFGEDIAVRSTIYTINGFSAHADQQELLAWRRAIEGCEATFLVHGEEPAMQALAAHFEGQRVELPRLGDVFDL; from the coding sequence GTGAAGTTATCCTTTCATGGCGCCGACCGGGCGGTGACCGGGTCCTGTCACCTGGTCGAATGCCTGAACCGACGCATTCTGATCGATTGCGGTCTTTTTCAGGGAAGCCGCGACCTGGTAGAAGAGAACGTCGCCGCCTTCGGGTTCGATCCCGCGACCATCGACTATGTTCTGCTGACCCATGCCCATCTCGATCACTGCGGCAGGATTCCCTTGCTCGCCAAGCGAGGGTTCAGGGGTGAGGTGATCACGACTGCGGCCAGTCGTGAGCTGACCCGCCTCGTACTGGTCGATGCCGCGCACCTTCAGGAGGAGGACGCACAGCGGAGGGCCCGCCAGTGGCGCAGACGGGGGAAAGAAGAAGCGTCGTCGCCGCTCTATACCGTCCTCGATGCGCTCGATTGCTTCGATCGGTTTGGAAGGACGGCTGAATACGGGCAACCGTTACAGCTCGCAGAGGGACTTCGCGCAACCTTCTTCGATGCCGGCCATATCCTGGGCTCTGCGAGCATCCTGATCGAGGTCGCCGAGCACGGCCGCACGCGTTCGGTCCTGTTCTCAGGTGATCTCGGCAACGCCGGTCGTCCGCTGCTGCGTCTCCCGAGTCCGCCCGCTCGCGCCGACATTGTCGTCATGGAATCGACGTATGGCGACAGACGCCATCGATCGCTGAAAGACTCCATCGAGGAGCTTTACGGCGCGATCGGCAGTACGCTGGCGCGCGGCGGTAACGTCATCATCCCGACCTTCGCGCTCGAGCGCGCCCAGGAGATCCTCTATGTGCTGCGCCAGGGGGGGGAGCGCAGCAGGTTGCCGCCGGCCATGCAAATCTTCCTGGACTCGCCGATGGCGATCTCGGCGACCGAGATATTCAAGCGGCATTCCGAATGTCTCAGCTCGGAGGCCGCTTCCATGTTTCGTGAAGGACGGGATCCACTGCGTCCGGCAAACCTGCGTCTGGTCCGCGAGAGTGCCGATTCGGTTGCCATCAACAGGATAACCGGCGGTGCCGTCATCATGGCCGGGTCCGGGATGTGCACCGGCGGCAGAATTCGCCATCATCTTCGGCATAATATCTGGCGCAAGGAATCGGCGGTCGTATTCGTCGGATACGCCGCCTCGGGAACGATCGCGCGGCAGATCATCGATGGGGCCAAGTCCGTGCGGCTGTTCGGCGAAGACATTGCGGTTCGCAGCACGATTTACACGATCAACGGATTTTCAGCTCATGCGGACCAGCAGGAGCTGCTCGCATGGCGACGCGCGATCGAGGGATGCGAGGCAACGTTCCTGGTTCATGGCGAAGAGCCCGCAATGCAGGCGCTCGCTGCGCATTTCGAGGGACAGCGGGTTGAGCTGCCGCGTCTGGGCGACGTGTTTGATTTGTAG
- a CDS encoding CBS domain-containing protein gives MRAHQIMTRNVVTVTPRTSIEDAANIMLQNHVSGLPVVDNGKLTGIVSESDFMRRGEIGTGRKRSAFLQFLVGPGRAAADFVHERGRKVEDVMTLDPVTVEEQTPLEELVHLMEKRGIKRLPVVRGKDLVGIVTRSNLLQAVASLAHEIPDPTADDDHIRDRILRQVDAVSWRPIGFEVTVRNGVVHLHGIVTSDHAREATIVAAESTAGVKKVHDHLCFVDTYTGFYVESPEDMKAAS, from the coding sequence ATGCGCGCCCACCAGATCATGACCAGGAATGTCGTCACCGTTACGCCTCGGACCTCGATCGAGGATGCCGCCAACATCATGCTTCAAAACCATGTCAGCGGCCTGCCGGTCGTCGACAACGGCAAGTTGACGGGAATCGTCTCGGAAAGCGACTTTATGCGCCGCGGCGAAATCGGAACCGGGCGCAAGCGTTCGGCTTTTCTCCAGTTCCTGGTCGGACCTGGCCGCGCAGCCGCCGACTTCGTCCACGAGCGCGGTCGCAAGGTCGAGGACGTGATGACGCTGGATCCGGTCACGGTCGAAGAACAAACGCCGCTCGAGGAGTTGGTGCACTTGATGGAGAAAAGGGGCATCAAGCGCCTGCCCGTGGTGCGCGGCAAGGACCTTGTCGGCATCGTGACCCGGTCAAATCTGCTCCAGGCCGTGGCCAGTCTGGCGCACGAGATTCCGGATCCGACCGCAGACGACGATCATATCCGCGATCGTATCCTCCGGCAGGTCGACGCCGTGAGCTGGCGCCCTATCGGGTTCGAGGTGACCGTCCGCAACGGCGTTGTCCATCTGCATGGCATCGTCACCAGTGACCATGCGCGCGAAGCAACCATCGTGGCCGCGGAGAGCACCGCCGGCGTCAAGAAGGTGCATGATCACCTCTGCTTCGTGGATACCTATACCGGCTTCTACGTCGAATCTCCCGAGGACATGAAGGCGGCGAGCTGA
- a CDS encoding CBS domain-containing protein, with protein sequence MYAHQIMARKVLSTTPDSTILDAANIMLQHRVSGLPVVDRDGTLVGIITEGDFLHRSEIGTERKRNWLATFVLGPGKWAEDYVFEHGRKVSEIMTRAPVTVPEDASLTTVVELMEKNNVKRLPVVCGGKLVGIITRSNLLRTVASLARDVPAPTENDDQIRRRILDEIERNAWCPLGLTVIVRNGIVHLSGVITESRFRKAAIVAAENVPGVVEVHDHLCWGDSLSGYYLKSPEDQELEEKQAH encoded by the coding sequence ATGTACGCGCACCAGATCATGGCCCGCAAGGTGCTTTCGACAACGCCGGACAGCACCATCCTCGACGCGGCAAACATCATGCTTCAGCACCGTGTCAGCGGGCTTCCCGTGGTCGATCGCGACGGCACGCTCGTCGGCATTATCACCGAAGGCGATTTCCTTCATCGCAGCGAGATCGGCACCGAAAGGAAACGCAACTGGTTGGCGACTTTCGTACTCGGACCGGGAAAATGGGCCGAGGACTACGTATTCGAGCATGGACGCAAGGTATCGGAGATCATGACACGCGCGCCGGTCACCGTGCCTGAAGATGCATCGCTGACAACGGTTGTCGAACTGATGGAGAAGAACAACGTCAAGCGGCTGCCGGTGGTTTGCGGCGGCAAGCTTGTCGGCATCATCACCCGCAGCAACTTGCTGCGAACGGTAGCGAGCCTTGCACGCGACGTACCCGCTCCGACGGAAAACGACGACCAGATCCGGCGGCGCATTCTGGACGAAATTGAGCGAAACGCCTGGTGTCCGTTAGGACTCACCGTCATCGTCAGAAACGGAATCGTCCACTTGAGCGGCGTGATTACCGAAAGCAGATTTCGCAAGGCTGCGATCGTCGCGGCCGAGAACGTTCCCGGAGTCGTCGAGGTGCACGATCACCTCTGCTGGGGTGATAGTTTATCGGGCTACTATCTGAAATCTCCTGAAGATCAGGAGCTCGAGGAGAAACAGGCTCACTAA
- a CDS encoding carboxymuconolactone decarboxylase family protein: protein MQKDYADVCKHISSNLDQLRKGIPETMRAFSAMAQAATRNGALDARTKELIALALGVAAHCDGCIGFHAETLVKLGVGRKEVEEALAMAVYMGGGPSLMYAAEALGAYDQFQERAVVAEPAMD from the coding sequence ATGCAAAAGGACTATGCCGACGTCTGCAAGCACATTTCCAGCAATCTGGACCAACTGCGCAAGGGCATTCCGGAGACTATGCGCGCGTTCTCGGCGATGGCGCAGGCGGCAACCAGAAATGGCGCGCTTGATGCCCGGACCAAGGAATTGATTGCGCTTGCATTGGGCGTTGCCGCTCACTGCGACGGCTGCATCGGCTTCCACGCCGAGACCCTGGTCAAGCTTGGGGTCGGCCGCAAGGAGGTCGAGGAGGCGCTCGCGATGGCGGTCTACATGGGCGGTGGACCGTCATTGATGTACGCCGCTGAAGCGCTCGGGGCTTACGACCAGTTTCAGGAGCGCGCGGTGGTTGCCGAGCCGGCGATGGATTGA
- a CDS encoding universal stress protein, which translates to MYLANVMVYVDPQQQDEGQVRVAEGIADKFHASMIGVSASAIDPPFVAEGVIIEQTTEDDIKRMRADLAAKGEWFRKIAGRERHKVEWRWALESPTAFLAEQARMADLVVFKRRKAQSDNFHYLDSAEAILRMGRPTLSVPEGVTGLSADRIVVGWKDTREARLAVRDALPFLARASKVTVAEICTSDEQDAANRRLRDVASYLERHSVNCQFDVRVHTAEPDAEYLVRLARHEGADLIVTGGYGHSRLGEWMFGGMTRGLLQHAPICLLMSH; encoded by the coding sequence ATGTATTTGGCCAATGTCATGGTTTACGTTGACCCTCAGCAGCAGGACGAGGGACAGGTTCGTGTCGCCGAAGGTATTGCGGACAAGTTTCATGCATCGATGATCGGCGTTTCAGCGTCCGCCATCGATCCGCCCTTTGTCGCCGAAGGCGTGATCATCGAGCAGACCACCGAGGATGATATCAAGCGGATGCGGGCCGATCTCGCGGCGAAGGGCGAGTGGTTCAGGAAGATCGCCGGGCGGGAGCGCCATAAGGTGGAATGGCGATGGGCGCTGGAATCCCCGACTGCGTTCCTGGCGGAGCAGGCCAGGATGGCAGATCTGGTTGTCTTCAAGCGCCGGAAAGCCCAATCGGACAATTTCCATTACCTCGACTCGGCCGAGGCCATCCTGCGGATGGGACGTCCCACCCTGTCGGTGCCGGAAGGCGTGACCGGCTTGTCGGCCGATCGCATTGTCGTCGGCTGGAAGGACACCCGCGAGGCCCGTCTGGCGGTCCGCGACGCATTGCCCTTCCTGGCCCGGGCTTCGAAGGTGACTGTCGCCGAAATCTGCACGTCTGACGAGCAGGACGCAGCGAACCGCCGCTTGCGAGATGTCGCGAGCTATCTCGAACGGCACAGCGTCAATTGCCAGTTCGACGTTCGCGTCCACACGGCCGAGCCGGATGCAGAGTACCTAGTCAGGCTGGCAAGGCACGAAGGCGCCGACCTCATCGTCACCGGAGGCTATGGGCATAGCCGGCTCGGTGAATGGATGTTCGGCGGCATGACGCGCGGCTTGCTGCAGCACGCTCCAATCTGCCTGCTGATGTCGCATTAG
- a CDS encoding YgaP family membrane protein has protein sequence MTRNVGLIDQYARIIIGLAVIAYTLKDGSLGAGWLVAGTLGFVLIATAFFSYCPLYTLLGINTRQKSSSV, from the coding sequence ATGACACGCAACGTTGGACTCATTGATCAGTACGCCCGGATCATCATCGGCCTGGCTGTGATCGCATATACGCTCAAGGACGGCTCGCTTGGAGCAGGATGGCTGGTCGCCGGGACGCTCGGATTCGTTCTGATCGCGACAGCATTCTTCTCGTACTGTCCGCTCTACACGTTGCTGGGAATCAACACTCGGCAGAAGTCCAGCTCGGTCTAG
- the mgtA gene encoding magnesium-translocating P-type ATPase has product MPPKPSAYGPAIEAFWREPTSSLLRSLDTQRCGLRQREAEKRLARFGPNLAEPSQTRSILQKIVHRLVNPLIAILIAAAAVSGFSGDLASFVIITLVVGLSLTLDILQEHRAELAADALRRSVAIQADVIRDGAIVALPVSELVPGDVVELRIGDLVPADGVALTARDFQLNEALMTGEPFPAAKTTEPCATSLPAEASNALFAGTSVVGGSGVMLVVETGRRTRFGMISADLLANDPPSALEQGVQKLGLLILKLTLFLTLFVLLAHLMAHRPAMESFLFAVALAVGLTPELLPMVMTVTLARGAQRMAKRQVIVKRLSAIHDLGAMDTLCVDKTGTLTEAKITLAAHLDPAGRPSNRVLELARLNSAFQTGIHSPLDEALLAADSPPGSSAWTRLAEIPFDYERRCLSVLAARDNDRFLIVKGAPEAIMARAVAVEVDGLARPLDDSHRAQLVRLEDDHARQGFRLLGVAIRNMAPDRVNVTTEDESVLTVVGFCAFADPPKRDAADSVRDLKARGVGIKVLSGDHAAVVAHVADAVGLPSGRILTGGEIADLSDQALAAQIEDVDLFARIDPEQKRRIIRALRQRGHVVGFMGDGVNDAPAIHAAHVGISVAGATEVARAAADMILLAPDLSVLGAGVIEGRRTFANISKYVRMGTSSNFGNMLSMALASIALPFLPLLPLQILLNNLLYDLSEIGIPFDEIDEEDAERPQSWNMADIVRFTFVMGSISSLFDVATFTILLKVFHTDAAAFQTGWFLESIATQILVIFLIRTRRPPWRASRPHRILALGSLGALASGIFLALGPAGSLFGFAGLPPMLLGAITLITISYLAMAEAGKHLALPVAARERNRDALRPQHPASDAAVNG; this is encoded by the coding sequence ATGCCGCCCAAGCCGTCTGCGTATGGCCCAGCCATTGAAGCGTTCTGGCGCGAGCCAACCAGTTCGCTCTTGCGTAGTCTCGACACTCAACGGTGCGGTTTGCGCCAACGGGAGGCCGAGAAGCGGCTCGCCCGGTTCGGCCCGAACCTCGCAGAGCCATCGCAAACGCGATCGATCCTGCAGAAGATCGTACATCGTCTGGTCAACCCGCTGATCGCCATCCTGATCGCGGCGGCGGCGGTGTCGGGGTTCAGCGGCGACCTCGCGAGCTTTGTGATCATTACGCTTGTGGTAGGCCTGTCGCTGACGCTGGACATCCTGCAGGAACATCGCGCGGAACTCGCCGCCGATGCCTTGCGGCGCTCGGTCGCGATTCAGGCAGATGTCATTCGCGATGGCGCAATCGTCGCGCTGCCGGTGAGCGAGCTCGTGCCTGGAGACGTCGTGGAGCTGCGGATCGGCGACCTCGTGCCGGCCGACGGGGTCGCGCTAACGGCCCGCGATTTTCAGCTAAACGAGGCCCTCATGACCGGGGAACCGTTTCCGGCCGCCAAGACGACCGAGCCATGCGCCACCAGTCTGCCCGCGGAAGCGAGCAATGCCCTGTTCGCCGGCACCAGCGTCGTCGGCGGCAGCGGGGTCATGCTTGTCGTCGAGACCGGGCGTCGTACGCGCTTCGGCATGATCAGCGCCGACCTGCTAGCGAACGATCCCCCAAGCGCCCTCGAGCAAGGCGTCCAGAAGCTTGGCCTACTCATTCTCAAGCTGACGCTTTTTTTGACGCTGTTCGTGCTACTCGCCCATCTCATGGCACATCGGCCAGCCATGGAATCGTTCCTTTTTGCCGTCGCGCTGGCTGTCGGCCTGACACCCGAGCTCTTGCCGATGGTGATGACGGTGACATTGGCGCGCGGAGCGCAGCGGATGGCGAAGCGCCAGGTGATCGTCAAGAGGCTGTCCGCAATCCACGATCTCGGTGCGATGGACACGCTCTGCGTCGACAAGACCGGTACGCTGACGGAAGCCAAGATCACGCTCGCGGCACATCTCGATCCTGCGGGACGCCCCAGCAATCGGGTGCTCGAGCTGGCCCGATTGAACAGCGCTTTCCAAACCGGCATCCACAGCCCGCTCGATGAGGCGTTACTTGCCGCAGACAGCCCGCCGGGAAGCAGCGCCTGGACCCGGCTCGCCGAGATTCCCTTTGACTACGAGCGGCGCTGCCTCTCGGTCCTTGCGGCGCGAGACAACGACCGATTTCTGATCGTCAAGGGCGCGCCGGAAGCGATCATGGCCCGCGCGGTCGCGGTCGAGGTCGATGGCTTGGCCCGACCGCTGGATGATAGCCACCGTGCTCAGCTCGTTCGTCTGGAGGATGACCATGCCCGGCAGGGCTTTCGGCTGCTCGGCGTCGCTATCCGAAACATGGCGCCGGACCGGGTCAATGTCACGACCGAGGATGAATCTGTCCTAACGGTGGTCGGTTTCTGCGCTTTCGCGGACCCTCCCAAGCGCGATGCGGCCGACTCGGTCCGGGATCTGAAGGCACGCGGCGTCGGCATCAAGGTGCTCTCCGGAGACCACGCTGCGGTGGTCGCGCATGTCGCGGATGCCGTCGGTCTCCCCTCCGGTCGCATCCTGACCGGCGGCGAGATTGCCGATTTGAGCGATCAGGCGCTCGCCGCGCAGATCGAGGATGTCGACCTGTTTGCCAGGATCGATCCCGAGCAGAAGAGACGGATTATCCGGGCCTTGCGTCAACGCGGTCACGTCGTCGGCTTCATGGGCGACGGCGTCAACGACGCTCCGGCGATTCACGCCGCCCATGTCGGAATTTCCGTCGCCGGCGCGACTGAAGTGGCACGCGCCGCCGCGGACATGATCCTGCTGGCCCCTGACCTCTCGGTGCTGGGTGCGGGCGTGATCGAGGGACGGCGAACGTTCGCAAACATCTCCAAATATGTCCGCATGGGAACCAGCTCGAATTTCGGCAACATGCTATCGATGGCACTGGCATCCATTGCCCTGCCGTTCCTGCCGCTGTTGCCGCTGCAGATCCTCCTGAACAACCTGCTCTACGATCTCTCCGAGATCGGCATTCCATTCGATGAAATCGACGAGGAGGATGCCGAGAGACCCCAATCATGGAATATGGCGGATATCGTGCGGTTCACCTTCGTCATGGGCTCGATTTCATCGCTGTTCGACGTTGCGACTTTCACCATTCTCCTGAAGGTCTTCCACACCGATGCGGCCGCATTCCAAACCGGCTGGTTCCTGGAATCCATTGCTACCCAGATCCTCGTGATTTTTCTGATCCGCACGCGGCGGCCGCCATGGCGCGCCAGCCGACCGCATCGCATCCTGGCGTTGGGCTCGCTGGGCGCGCTTGCTTCAGGCATTTTCCTGGCGCTGGGACCGGCTGGTTCCTTGTTCGGTTTCGCCGGCCTGCCGCCTATGCTGCTAGGTGCGATAACTTTGATAACGATCAGCTACCTCGCCATGGCCGAGGCCGGAAAGCATCTTGCTCTCCCAGTCGCTGCACGTGAGCGAAATCGCGATGCGCTACGGCCACAGCATCCTGCTAGCGATGCCGCAGTGAATGGATGA
- a CDS encoding DUF6894 family protein → MRTYYFDTKDGVPVRDRIGLEFANAAAAITHGKQMAGRIRRENPSGDVDRHVVVIDESGEEIHREAIYPA, encoded by the coding sequence ATGAGAACTTACTATTTCGACACGAAGGATGGTGTCCCGGTCCGGGATCGCATCGGACTTGAATTCGCGAACGCCGCTGCCGCGATCACGCACGGCAAGCAAATGGCGGGCAGGATTCGCCGCGAGAATCCCTCTGGCGACGTCGATCGTCACGTGGTGGTCATCGACGAGTCGGGCGAGGAAATTCACCGGGAGGCGATCTATCCTGCCTGA
- a CDS encoding CBS domain-containing protein yields MSRNVITIDADASVIDAIKTMLSHHISGLPVVDRDGALVGILSDGDFIRRVEVGTEKRRGRWLAMLAGTSQVALDFTRQYGRKVNQIMSPNPITIEEDTPLEQVVQLMESHGFTRFPVMRDEKLVGMVTRTDFMTAIANLRLDLSSSSGNDDQICASVIAALAHAPWRPAALNVSVRDGVVSLRGNIRNDNARKATTVAVENVAGVKRVDDQLVKITYPPPEEDYGGGDFVSLEEEPSTEDDQPL; encoded by the coding sequence ATGTCACGGAACGTCATCACAATCGATGCCGATGCATCGGTGATCGATGCCATCAAGACGATGCTATCCCATCACATCAGTGGCCTTCCTGTCGTCGATCGGGATGGAGCGCTTGTCGGAATCCTGTCGGACGGCGATTTCATCCGCCGCGTGGAAGTGGGAACGGAGAAGCGCCGCGGCCGCTGGCTTGCGATGCTCGCAGGCACGAGCCAGGTCGCACTCGACTTCACCCGTCAGTACGGCCGTAAGGTCAATCAGATCATGTCGCCCAACCCGATCACTATCGAGGAGGACACCCCGCTCGAGCAGGTCGTTCAACTCATGGAATCGCACGGCTTCACGCGATTTCCGGTCATGCGCGATGAAAAGCTGGTCGGGATGGTCACACGTACGGATTTCATGACCGCCATCGCAAACCTTCGCCTCGACCTATCCTCCTCTTCCGGCAACGATGACCAGATTTGCGCATCCGTCATTGCGGCACTGGCGCATGCGCCCTGGCGACCCGCTGCGCTGAACGTGAGTGTGCGTGACGGCGTCGTCAGCTTACGCGGCAACATCCGGAACGACAATGCGCGCAAGGCCACGACCGTTGCGGTGGAGAACGTTGCGGGCGTGAAGCGGGTTGACGACCAATTGGTGAAGATCACCTACCCGCCGCCGGAGGAGGACTATGGCGGTGGCGACTTTGTCTCGTTGGAGGAAGAGCCTTCGACCGAAGACGATCAGCCCTTGTAG
- a CDS encoding OpgC domain-containing protein: protein MLSDCSTGRLNGRNVHRNPAFLTVHPGKDDSVPLDRDLRLDVCRGLALWCIFLDHIPNNVFSWLTLRHYGFSDATEVFMFVSGVTCALSYSDVRRRDGWASVFAHTLLRSWEIYAAFLILTVTLAVVVYGSGSDQMADQANVKILLQKPGAALAHAAILMYRPVNTDVLPTFVLFHLSFAPVLWGILKFPNASLLISAFIYALVQSYDWNLPEWPVNQWYFNPLAWQFPVVLGAWWAIRGYRMFGREIVSWPVVVTAIAYLGLSLVITLSWEIEPLAAAIPSYIARVIYPIDKTDLDPLRLLHFLAIAVVVARYVPPNWQRFGRGGLKGAIRCGERSLETYCAAVVLSLLAGWYLTEVSNGIASQFVVSAAGIAVLVLLATCMTWISKRSRQHPKLL, encoded by the coding sequence ATGCTTTCTGATTGTTCGACCGGCCGCCTGAACGGCCGGAATGTTCACCGGAACCCCGCATTCCTGACGGTTCATCCGGGGAAAGACGACAGCGTGCCCTTGGACCGCGATCTCCGGCTCGACGTGTGTCGAGGTCTTGCTCTCTGGTGCATCTTTCTCGATCACATTCCCAATAATGTCTTCAGCTGGTTGACGCTGCGCCACTATGGCTTCAGCGATGCGACCGAAGTCTTCATGTTCGTGTCCGGCGTGACCTGTGCGCTGAGCTACAGCGATGTCCGCCGTCGTGATGGGTGGGCTTCAGTCTTCGCGCATACGCTGCTGCGAAGCTGGGAGATCTACGCGGCCTTCCTCATCCTGACCGTAACGCTTGCCGTGGTCGTGTATGGCTCGGGTAGCGACCAAATGGCGGACCAAGCCAACGTGAAGATCCTGCTGCAAAAGCCGGGTGCAGCGCTGGCCCATGCCGCCATCCTGATGTATCGCCCCGTGAATACGGATGTGCTGCCGACCTTCGTGCTGTTTCACCTATCGTTTGCACCTGTTCTCTGGGGAATATTGAAGTTTCCGAATGCGTCCCTGCTGATCTCCGCCTTCATCTATGCGCTGGTCCAATCGTACGACTGGAACTTGCCGGAGTGGCCGGTCAATCAGTGGTACTTCAACCCGCTTGCCTGGCAGTTCCCCGTCGTTCTTGGGGCGTGGTGGGCGATTCGGGGCTACCGGATGTTCGGGCGGGAAATCGTGTCGTGGCCCGTCGTTGTAACTGCGATAGCGTACCTCGGCCTTAGCCTCGTGATCACATTGAGCTGGGAGATCGAGCCATTGGCGGCCGCGATCCCGAGCTACATTGCGCGGGTGATCTATCCGATCGACAAGACGGATCTGGACCCGCTGCGGCTCCTGCATTTCCTGGCGATCGCGGTCGTCGTGGCGAGGTACGTGCCGCCGAATTGGCAGAGATTTGGCAGGGGCGGCCTGAAGGGCGCAATTCGTTGCGGCGAGCGTTCGCTCGAAACCTATTGTGCGGCCGTCGTGCTATCCCTGCTGGCGGGTTGGTATCTCACCGAAGTGTCCAACGGCATCGCGTCGCAGTTCGTGGTGAGCGCTGCAGGGATCGCGGTGCTCGTTCTGCTTGCGACATGCATGACCTGGATCAGCAAACGGAGCAGGCAACATCCAAAGCTGCTCTAA